A window of Lagopus muta isolate bLagMut1 chromosome 16, bLagMut1 primary, whole genome shotgun sequence contains these coding sequences:
- the SRC gene encoding proto-oncogene tyrosine-protein kinase Src isoform X1 encodes MLGEAARCSQPRGLSRVPGHIPAAPAAQRVLNPAEPTAMGSSKSKPKDPSQRRRSLEPPDSAHHGGFPASQTPNKTAAPDTHRTPSRSFGTVATEPKLFGGFNTSDTVTSPQRAGALAGGVTTFVALYDYESRTETDLSFKKGERLQIVNNTRKVDVREGDWWLAHSLTTGQTGYIPSNYVAPSDSIQAEEWYFGKITRRESERLLLNPENPRGTFLVRESETTKGAYCLSVSDFDNAKGLNVKHYKIRKLDSGGFYITSRTQFGSLQQLVAYYSKHADGLCHRLTNVCPTSKPQTQGLAKDAWEIPRESLRLEVKLGQGCFGEVWMGTWNGTTRVAIKTLKPGTMSPEAFLQEAQVMKKLRHEKLVQLYAVVSEEPIYIVTEYMSKGSLLDFLKGEMGKYLRLPQLVDMAAQIASGMAYVERMNYVHRDLRAANILVGENLVCKVADFGLARLIEDNEYTARQGAKFPIKWTAPEAALYGRFTIKSDVWSFGILLTELTTKGRVPYPGMVNREVLDQVERGYRMPCPPECPESLHDLMCQCWRKDPEERPTFEYLQAFLEDYFTSTEPQYQPGENL; translated from the exons ATGCTGGGGGAAGCTGCTCGTTGCTCACAGCCGCGTGGGCTGTCACGAGTCCCTGGCCACATCCCTGcggccccagcagcacagcgggTGCTGAACCCTGCGGAG CCCACCGCCATGGGGAGCAGCAAGAGCAAACCCAAGGACCCTAGCCAGCGCCGGCGCAGCCTGGAGCCGCCCGACAGCGCCCACCACGGGGGGTTCCCAGCCTCGCAGACCCCCAACAAGACAGCAGCCCCCGACACGCACCGCACCCCCAGCCGCTCCTTCGGGACCGTGGCCACCGAGCCCAAACTCTTTGGGGGCTTCAACACTTCTGACACCGTCACGTCACCGCAGCGTGCTGGGGCACTGGCTG GCGGTGTCACCACCTTCGTGGCTCTCTATGACTACGAGTCCAGGACTGAGACAGACTTGTCCTTCAAGAAAGGAGAACGCCTGCAGATTGTCAACAACAC GAGAAAAGTGGATGTCAG GGAAGGTGACTGGTGGCTGGCTCATTCCCTCACTACAGGACAGACGGGCTACATCCCCAGTAACTATGTCGCGCCCTCAGACTCCATCCAGGCTGAAGA GTGGTACTTTGGGAAGATCACTCGTCGGGAGTCCGAGCGGCTGCTGCTCAACCCTGAAAACCCCCGGGGAACCTTCCTGGTCCGGGAGAGCGAGACGACAAAAG GTGCCTACTGCCTCTCTGTTTCCGACTTCGACAACGCCAAGGGGCTCAATGTGAAGCACTACAAGATCCGCAAGCTGGACAGCGGTGGCTTCTACATCACCTCACGCACACAGTTcggcagcctgcagcagctggtggcCTACTACTCCA AACATGCTGATGGCTTGTGCCACCGCCTGACCAACGTCTGCCCCACATCCAAGCCCCAGACCCAAGGACTCGCCAAAGATGCATGGGAAATCCCCCGGGAGTCGCTGCGGCTGGAGGTGAAGCTGGGGCAGGGCTGCTTTGGAGAGGTCTGGATGG ggaccTGGAATGGCACCACCAGAGTGGCCATAAAGACCCTGAAGCCCGGCACCATGTCCCCGGAGGCCTTCCTACAGGAAGCCCAGGTGATGAAGAAGCTCCGGCACGAGAAGCTGGTTCAGCTGTATGCGGTGGTGTCAGAGGAGCCCATCTACATCGTCACTGAGTACATGAGCAAGG ggagccTCTTGGACTTCCTGAAGGGAGAGATGGGCAAGTACCTGCGGCTGCCACAGCTCGTCGATATGGCTGCTCAG ATTGCATCTGGCATGGCCTATGTGGAGAGGATGAACTACGTGCACCGAGACCTGCGGGCAGCCAACATCCTGGTGGGGGAGAACCTGGTGTGCAAGGTGGCTGACTTCGGGCTGGCACGCCTCATCGAGGACAACGAGTACACAGCACGGCAAG GCGCCAAGTTCCCCATCAAGTGGACGGCCCCCGAGGCGGCCCTGTACGGCCGGTTCACCATCAAGTCGGATGTCTGGTCCTTCGGCATCCTGCTGACTGAGCTGACCACCAAGGGCCGGGTGCCGTACCCAG GGATGGTCAACAGGGAGGTGCTGGACCAGGTGGAGCGAGGCTACCGCATGCCCTGCCCGCCCGAGTGCCCCGAGTCGCTGCACGACCTCATGTGCCAGTGCTGGCGGAAGGACCCTGAGGAGCGGCCCACCTTTGAGTACTTGCAGGCCTTCCTGGAGGACTACTTCACCTCGACAGAGCCCCAGTACCAGCCTGGAGAGAACCTATAG
- the SRC gene encoding proto-oncogene tyrosine-protein kinase Src isoform X3 codes for MHSMGQRPGWEGDWWLAHSLTTGQTGYIPSNYVAPSDSIQAEEWYFGKITRRESERLLLNPENPRGTFLVRESETTKGAYCLSVSDFDNAKGLNVKHYKIRKLDSGGFYITSRTQFGSLQQLVAYYSKHADGLCHRLTNVCPTSKPQTQGLAKDAWEIPRESLRLEVKLGQGCFGEVWMGTWNGTTRVAIKTLKPGTMSPEAFLQEAQVMKKLRHEKLVQLYAVVSEEPIYIVTEYMSKGSLLDFLKGEMGKYLRLPQLVDMAAQIASGMAYVERMNYVHRDLRAANILVGENLVCKVADFGLARLIEDNEYTARQGAKFPIKWTAPEAALYGRFTIKSDVWSFGILLTELTTKGRVPYPGMVNREVLDQVERGYRMPCPPECPESLHDLMCQCWRKDPEERPTFEYLQAFLEDYFTSTEPQYQPGENL; via the exons ATGCACAGCATGGGGCAGAGGCCAGGCTG GGAAGGTGACTGGTGGCTGGCTCATTCCCTCACTACAGGACAGACGGGCTACATCCCCAGTAACTATGTCGCGCCCTCAGACTCCATCCAGGCTGAAGA GTGGTACTTTGGGAAGATCACTCGTCGGGAGTCCGAGCGGCTGCTGCTCAACCCTGAAAACCCCCGGGGAACCTTCCTGGTCCGGGAGAGCGAGACGACAAAAG GTGCCTACTGCCTCTCTGTTTCCGACTTCGACAACGCCAAGGGGCTCAATGTGAAGCACTACAAGATCCGCAAGCTGGACAGCGGTGGCTTCTACATCACCTCACGCACACAGTTcggcagcctgcagcagctggtggcCTACTACTCCA AACATGCTGATGGCTTGTGCCACCGCCTGACCAACGTCTGCCCCACATCCAAGCCCCAGACCCAAGGACTCGCCAAAGATGCATGGGAAATCCCCCGGGAGTCGCTGCGGCTGGAGGTGAAGCTGGGGCAGGGCTGCTTTGGAGAGGTCTGGATGG ggaccTGGAATGGCACCACCAGAGTGGCCATAAAGACCCTGAAGCCCGGCACCATGTCCCCGGAGGCCTTCCTACAGGAAGCCCAGGTGATGAAGAAGCTCCGGCACGAGAAGCTGGTTCAGCTGTATGCGGTGGTGTCAGAGGAGCCCATCTACATCGTCACTGAGTACATGAGCAAGG ggagccTCTTGGACTTCCTGAAGGGAGAGATGGGCAAGTACCTGCGGCTGCCACAGCTCGTCGATATGGCTGCTCAG ATTGCATCTGGCATGGCCTATGTGGAGAGGATGAACTACGTGCACCGAGACCTGCGGGCAGCCAACATCCTGGTGGGGGAGAACCTGGTGTGCAAGGTGGCTGACTTCGGGCTGGCACGCCTCATCGAGGACAACGAGTACACAGCACGGCAAG GCGCCAAGTTCCCCATCAAGTGGACGGCCCCCGAGGCGGCCCTGTACGGCCGGTTCACCATCAAGTCGGATGTCTGGTCCTTCGGCATCCTGCTGACTGAGCTGACCACCAAGGGCCGGGTGCCGTACCCAG GGATGGTCAACAGGGAGGTGCTGGACCAGGTGGAGCGAGGCTACCGCATGCCCTGCCCGCCCGAGTGCCCCGAGTCGCTGCACGACCTCATGTGCCAGTGCTGGCGGAAGGACCCTGAGGAGCGGCCCACCTTTGAGTACTTGCAGGCCTTCCTGGAGGACTACTTCACCTCGACAGAGCCCCAGTACCAGCCTGGAGAGAACCTATAG
- the LOC125701468 gene encoding bladder cancer-associated protein, producing MYCLQWLLPVLLIPKPLNPALWFSHSMFMGFYLLSFLLERKPCTICALVFLAALFLICYSCWGNCFLYHCTGSQLPESAHDPSIVGT from the coding sequence ATGTACTGCCTCCAGTGGTTGCTGCCTGTCCTGCTCATCCCCAAGCCCCTCAACCCAGCCTTGTGGTTCAGTCACTCAATGTTCATGGGCTTCTACCTGCTCAGTTTCCTCCTGGAACGGAAACCTTGCACGATCTGTGCCTTGGTCTTCCTGGCAGCTCTGTTCCTCATCTGCTACAGCTGCTGGGGGAACTGCTTCTTGTATCACTGCACAGGATCCCAGTTGCCAGAATCAGCTCACGATCCCAGTATAGTGGGCACCTAG
- the PIGT gene encoding GPI transamidase component PIG-T: MLAAGLLLLLAAGLGQGTTRGVLREELLLRPLPVGDVAAVFQFRTRWDADLQHGAVSHYRLFPKALGQLVAAHGVQELHLALTQGFWSTQSWGQPPLGAPAGAELWVWFQDTVPDVDKAWKELSNILSGIFCASLNFIDSTNTVTPTASFKPLGVANGTDHRLLRYAVLPREVVCTENLTPWKKLLPCGSKAGLAVLLKAERLFHSSYHSQAVHIRPICRDASCLAVSWELRQTLTVVFDSFTTGQGKKDWSLFKMFSRTLTDACPLASESKVYVDISPKNKEKELLEVTPTPTSVHEAIVQGDKTTYAVYDLLSPVLFNTSRSLNVQLKWKRPEDSSELSTPIMHAQRYVSGYGLQTGEISTLIYNTHPYRAFPVILLETVPWYLRLYVHTLTIITKGKENKPSYIHYQPAQDRKRPHLLEMLIQLPANSATKITIQFERALLKWTEYPPDPNHGFYVSSSVLSALVPSVIAMKDVNMEESPLFTSLFPSSDGSSYFLRLYTEPLLVNLPTPDFSMPYNVICLTCTVVAVCYGSFYNLLTRTFHVEEPSRGGLAKRLANVIRRLRGVPPI, encoded by the exons aTGCTGGCGGCGgggctgttgctgctgctggcggCGGGGTTGGGGCAGGGAACAACGCGGGGCGTGCTgcgggaggagctgctgctgcggcCTCTGCCCGTGGGGGACGTGGCCGCTGTTTTCCAGTTCCGCACGCGCTGGGACGCCGACCTGCAGCACGGGGCAG TCTCTCACTACAGGCTCTTCCCGAAGGCGCTGGGGCAGCTGGTTGCGGCACACGGCGTGCAGGAGCTGCACCTTGCCCTTACACAGGGCTTCTGGAGTACCCAGAGTTGGGGGCAGCCGCCCCTGGGGGCCCCTGCTGGCGCTGAGCTCTGGGTCTGGTTCCAGGACACCGTCCCTGA TGTTGACAAAGCCTGGAAAGAACTGAGTAACATCCTCTCGGGAatattctgtgcttctctgaACTTCATTGACTCCACCAACACAGTCACTCCAACAGCGTCCTTCAAACCCCTGGGTGTAGCCAATG GGACAGATCACCGTCTCCTGCGATATGCCGTCCTGCCCCGGGAGGTGGTCTGCACAGAGAACCTCACACCTTGGAAGAAGCTGCTGCCATGTGGCTCAAAG gctggtctggctgtgctgctcaagGCTGAGCGGTTGTTCCACAGCAGCTACCACTCGCAGGCAGTGCACATCCGCCCCATCTGCCGG GATGCTTCCTGCCTGGCTGTTTCCTGGGAGCTCAGGCAGACACTCACTGTGGTCTTTGACAGCTTTACCACTGGCCAAGGAAAGAAAG ATTGGTCCCTGTTTAAGATGTTCTCTCGCACCCTTACCGATGCGTGTCCTCTGGCATCAGAGAGCAAGGTCTACGTTGACATCTCTCCTAAGAACAAG GAGAAAGAGTTACTGGAAGTGACCCCCACACCAACATCTGTACACGAAGCAATTGTCCAAGGAGACAAGACAACCTATGCAGTCTATGacctgctcagccctgtgctcttcAATACATCTCGTAGCCTCAATGTGCAGCTGAAGTGGAAGCGGCCTGAAGACAGCT cgGAACTGTCAACACCCATAATGCATGCTCAGCGCTATGTAAGTGGGTATGGGCTGCAGACTGGAGAAATCAGCACGCTCATCTACAACACTCACCCATACCGTGCTTTCCCTGTGATCCTGCTGGAGACTGTGCCATGGTATCTGCGACTCTATGTGCACACTCTGACTATCATAaccaagggaaaagaaaacaagccaa GTTATATTCACTACCAGCCAGCCCAAGACAGGAAACGACCTCACCTCCTGGAAATGCTGATCCAGCTTCCAGCCAATTCTGCCACCAAGATCACAATTCAGTTTGAGAGGGCTTTACTGAAGTGGACAGAGTACCCGCCTGACCCTAATCACGGCTTCTACGTCAG TTCATCTGTACTTAGTGCCCTGGTGCCCAGTGTCATCGCAATGAAGGATGTGAATATGGAGGAGAGCCCACTCTTCACCTCACT GTTTCCTTCCTCTGATGGCTCCAGCTATTTCTTGCGCCTGTACACGGAGCCACTGCTGGTGAACTTGCCAACACCAGACTTCAGCATGCCCTACAATGTCATTTGCCTGACGTGCACGGTGGTGGCTGTGTGCTATGGCTCCTTCTACAACCTGCTAACTAGGACATTCCACGTGGAGGAGCCCAGCCGTGGAGGGCTGGCCAAGCGGCTGGCCAATGTCATCCGCAGGCTCAGGGGTGTGCCGCCCATCTGA
- the DBNDD2 gene encoding dysbindin domain-containing protein 2 produces MSGAGARSRSRRLPDMEPGQRSLDAEQMQQQQQLKLRERQKFFEEVFQHEVDFFFPVSHLQLEHRRPPLGSISSMEVNVDVLEQMDMMDLSDQDTVDVFLACGTEESSVSEPLTGADASQCQEEITLQVPNAAETKSRISSTSSVSTDPNSLDTSEEGAETPVVQSDEEELQEDSPKELARS; encoded by the exons ATGTCGGGCGCCGGGGCTCGGAGCCGCAGCCGGCGGCTGCCCG ACATGGAGCCGGGGCAGCGCAGCCTGGATGCAGaacagatgcagcagcagcagcagttgaaACTACGGGAGCGGCAGAAATTCTTTGAGGAGGTTTTCCAGCATGAAGTGGATTTCTTCTTCCCCGTGTCTCACCTGCAGCTGGAGCATCGGAGAC CCCCCTTGGGGAGCATTTCCTCCATGGAGGTGAATGTGGACGTGCTGGAGCAGATGGACATGATGGACCTGTCAGACCAGGACACTGTGGATGTGTTTCTGGCCTGTGGGACAGAGGAGAGCAGCGTTTCTGAGCCCCTGACAG GAGCAGATGCCAGCCAGTGCCAAGAGGAAATCACCCTGCAAGTGCCCAATGCAGCTGAGACCAAGTCACGCATTTCTTCCACGTCCTCTGTCTCCACGGATCCCAACAGCCTGGACACCAGCGAGGAGGGGGCTGAGACCCCCGTGGTGCAGTCAGatgaggaggagctgcaggaggacagTCCTAAAGAGCTAGCAAGAAGctag
- the SRC gene encoding proto-oncogene tyrosine-protein kinase Src isoform X2, giving the protein MLGEAARCSQPRGLSRVPGHIPAAPAAQRVLNPAEPTAMGSSKSKPKDPSQRRRSLEPPDSAHHGGFPASQTPNKTAAPDTHRTPSRSFGTVATEPKLFGGFNTSDTVTSPQRAGALAGGVTTFVALYDYESRTETDLSFKKGERLQIVNNTEGDWWLAHSLTTGQTGYIPSNYVAPSDSIQAEEWYFGKITRRESERLLLNPENPRGTFLVRESETTKGAYCLSVSDFDNAKGLNVKHYKIRKLDSGGFYITSRTQFGSLQQLVAYYSKHADGLCHRLTNVCPTSKPQTQGLAKDAWEIPRESLRLEVKLGQGCFGEVWMGTWNGTTRVAIKTLKPGTMSPEAFLQEAQVMKKLRHEKLVQLYAVVSEEPIYIVTEYMSKGSLLDFLKGEMGKYLRLPQLVDMAAQIASGMAYVERMNYVHRDLRAANILVGENLVCKVADFGLARLIEDNEYTARQGAKFPIKWTAPEAALYGRFTIKSDVWSFGILLTELTTKGRVPYPGMVNREVLDQVERGYRMPCPPECPESLHDLMCQCWRKDPEERPTFEYLQAFLEDYFTSTEPQYQPGENL; this is encoded by the exons ATGCTGGGGGAAGCTGCTCGTTGCTCACAGCCGCGTGGGCTGTCACGAGTCCCTGGCCACATCCCTGcggccccagcagcacagcgggTGCTGAACCCTGCGGAG CCCACCGCCATGGGGAGCAGCAAGAGCAAACCCAAGGACCCTAGCCAGCGCCGGCGCAGCCTGGAGCCGCCCGACAGCGCCCACCACGGGGGGTTCCCAGCCTCGCAGACCCCCAACAAGACAGCAGCCCCCGACACGCACCGCACCCCCAGCCGCTCCTTCGGGACCGTGGCCACCGAGCCCAAACTCTTTGGGGGCTTCAACACTTCTGACACCGTCACGTCACCGCAGCGTGCTGGGGCACTGGCTG GCGGTGTCACCACCTTCGTGGCTCTCTATGACTACGAGTCCAGGACTGAGACAGACTTGTCCTTCAAGAAAGGAGAACGCCTGCAGATTGTCAACAACAC GGAAGGTGACTGGTGGCTGGCTCATTCCCTCACTACAGGACAGACGGGCTACATCCCCAGTAACTATGTCGCGCCCTCAGACTCCATCCAGGCTGAAGA GTGGTACTTTGGGAAGATCACTCGTCGGGAGTCCGAGCGGCTGCTGCTCAACCCTGAAAACCCCCGGGGAACCTTCCTGGTCCGGGAGAGCGAGACGACAAAAG GTGCCTACTGCCTCTCTGTTTCCGACTTCGACAACGCCAAGGGGCTCAATGTGAAGCACTACAAGATCCGCAAGCTGGACAGCGGTGGCTTCTACATCACCTCACGCACACAGTTcggcagcctgcagcagctggtggcCTACTACTCCA AACATGCTGATGGCTTGTGCCACCGCCTGACCAACGTCTGCCCCACATCCAAGCCCCAGACCCAAGGACTCGCCAAAGATGCATGGGAAATCCCCCGGGAGTCGCTGCGGCTGGAGGTGAAGCTGGGGCAGGGCTGCTTTGGAGAGGTCTGGATGG ggaccTGGAATGGCACCACCAGAGTGGCCATAAAGACCCTGAAGCCCGGCACCATGTCCCCGGAGGCCTTCCTACAGGAAGCCCAGGTGATGAAGAAGCTCCGGCACGAGAAGCTGGTTCAGCTGTATGCGGTGGTGTCAGAGGAGCCCATCTACATCGTCACTGAGTACATGAGCAAGG ggagccTCTTGGACTTCCTGAAGGGAGAGATGGGCAAGTACCTGCGGCTGCCACAGCTCGTCGATATGGCTGCTCAG ATTGCATCTGGCATGGCCTATGTGGAGAGGATGAACTACGTGCACCGAGACCTGCGGGCAGCCAACATCCTGGTGGGGGAGAACCTGGTGTGCAAGGTGGCTGACTTCGGGCTGGCACGCCTCATCGAGGACAACGAGTACACAGCACGGCAAG GCGCCAAGTTCCCCATCAAGTGGACGGCCCCCGAGGCGGCCCTGTACGGCCGGTTCACCATCAAGTCGGATGTCTGGTCCTTCGGCATCCTGCTGACTGAGCTGACCACCAAGGGCCGGGTGCCGTACCCAG GGATGGTCAACAGGGAGGTGCTGGACCAGGTGGAGCGAGGCTACCGCATGCCCTGCCCGCCCGAGTGCCCCGAGTCGCTGCACGACCTCATGTGCCAGTGCTGGCGGAAGGACCCTGAGGAGCGGCCCACCTTTGAGTACTTGCAGGCCTTCCTGGAGGACTACTTCACCTCGACAGAGCCCCAGTACCAGCCTGGAGAGAACCTATAG